One Aegilops tauschii subsp. strangulata cultivar AL8/78 chromosome 7, Aet v6.0, whole genome shotgun sequence genomic window carries:
- the LOC109744111 gene encoding uncharacterized protein, translating to MATETGPAAPRLLLGPPLVRAARPSPADDAPESHPFLDLLDAAFNAPSAAEAKAALAPRRARTENCNATYANSGDPCVDFFFHVVPPTPAARVRELLAAAWARDPLTALKLACNLRGVRGTGKSDREGFYAAALWLHDHHPRTLACNVAALAEFGYLKDFPELLFRLVRGQDVRRLAKEGAAADKARREGKQLAEQRVGLRARLAGRKRAREAATRSVTEVAEQKTEAMEVDQKKASKRGVPKKVRTMAKLAVQSLETYYGDRAYRFLFDAVADFFAALLASDMKQMAPGGKKRKIGLAAKWCPTPGSSFDRATLLCEAIACRLFPRDSDPEYAELSDEHYSYRVLRRLRRDVLAPIRKALELPEVYMCAQRWDEVPYARVASVAMRRYKALFQKHDEERFAKYLEDVEAGKAKIAAGAVLPHEIAAAAYRGEEDEVAELQWCRMVDDLRAKGSLRNCISICDVSGSMEGTPMEVAIALGVLTSELSEEPWAGKVITFHTRPSIHVIKGETLRDKMRFVAKLEWHGSTNFQGVFDRILATAREAQLPPEKMIRTVFVYSDMEFGEACGRGVYNGMPYGEGSWDTDYAAICRKFRDAGYGDAVPQVVFWNLRDSKSTPVTSTQPGAAMVSGFSKNVLKIFLQNDGVVNPEAIMTQAIAGDEYQKLQIYD from the coding sequence ATGGCGACGGAGAcgggtcccgccgcgccgcgcctcCTCCTGGGCCCGCCGCTGGTCCGCGCGGCGCGCCCCTCGCCCGCCGACGACGCCCCGGAGTCGCACCCGTTCCTCGACCTCCTCGACGCGGCCTTCAACGCGCCGTCCGCCGCCGAGGCCAAGGCGGCGCTGGCCCCGCGGCGGGCGCGCACGGAGAACTGCAACGCCACGTACGCCAACTCGGGCGACCCCTGCGTCGACTTCTTCTTCCACGTGGTCCCGCCCACGCCCGCCGCGCGCGTGCGcgagctcctcgccgccgcctggGCCCGCGACCCGCTCACGGCGCTCAAGCTCGCCTGCAACCTCCGCGGCGTGCGCGGCACCGGCAAGTCGGACAGGGAGGGCTTCTACGCCGCCGCGCTGTGGCTGCACGACCACCACCCGCGCACGCTCGCCTGCAACGTCGCCGCGCTCGCCGAGTTCGGCTACCTCAAGGACTTCCCCGAGCTGCTCTTCCGGCTCGTCCGTGGCCAGGACGTGCGCAGGCTCGCCAAGGAGGGCGCCGCCGCCGACAAGGCGCGCAGGGAGGGCAAGCAGCTCGCGGAGCAGCGGGTCGGCCTCCGCGCCAGGCTCGCCGGCCGCAAGCGCGCCCGCGAGGCCGCTACCAGGTCCGTCACGGAGGTGGCGGAGCAGAAGACGGAGGCCATGGAGGTCGATCAGAAGAAGGCCTCCAAGCGGGGCGTGCCGAAGAAGGTCCGGACCATGGCCAAGCTCGCCGTGCAGTCGCTCGAGACCTACTACGGCGACCGCGCGTACCGCTTCCTGTTTGACGCCGTGGCCGACTTCTTCGCCGCCCTGCTCGCCTCCGACATGAAGCAGATGGCCCCCGGCGGCAAGAAGAGGAAGATCGGGCTCGCCGCCAAGTGGTGCCCCACGCCGGGCTCCTCCTTCGACCGCGCCACGCTGCTCTGCGAGGCCATCGCCTGCCGCCTCTTCCCGCGCGACTCCGACCCCGAGTACGCCGAGCTCTCCGACGAGCACTACAGCTACCGCgtcctccgccgcctccgccgcgaCGTCCTGGCGCCCATCCGCAAGGCCCTGGAGCTCCCGGAGGTCTACATGTGCGCGCAGCGGTGGGACGAAGTGCCCTACGCGCGCGTCGCCTCGGTGGCCATGCGGCGCTACAAGGCCCTCTTCCAGAAGCACGACGAGGAGCGCTTCGCCAAGTACCTCGAGGACGtggaggccggcaaggccaagATCGCGGCGGGCGCCGTCCTGCCGCACGAGATCGCCGCCGCGGCCTACCGCGGCGAGGAGGACGAGGTGGCGGAGCTGCAGTGGTGCCGCATGGTGGACGACCTCCGCGCCAAGGGCTCGCTGCGCAACTGCATCTCCATCTGCGACGTGTCCGGGAGCATGGAGGGCACCCCCATGGAGGTGGCCATCGCGCTGGGCGTGCTCACCTCGGAGCTCAGCGAGGAGCCGTGGGCGGGCAAGGTGATCACGTTCCACACCAGGCCCTCCATCCACGTGATCAAGGGCGAGACGCTGCGGGACAAGATGCGGTTCGTCGCCAAGCTCGAGTGGCACGGGAGCACCAACTTCCAGGGCGTGTTCGACCGCATCCTCGCCACGGCCAGGGAGGCCCAGCTGCCGCCGGAGAAGATGATCAGAACCGTCTTCGTCTACAGCGACATGGAGTTCGGCGAGGCGTGCGGGCGGGGCGTCTACAACGGCATGCCCTACGGCGAGGGGTCGTGGGACACGGACTACGCCGCCATCTGCCGCAAGTTCAGGGACGCCGGCTACGGCGACGCCGTGCCCCAGG